The genomic DNA tttaacCGATCTTAAAAGTGTTGAACCACATTTAACTGCCGCTGGATCAACGAGAAttggaaaaagagagaaatttgAGAAGTAATTTCCTAGAAGTAATTAACCAATGAGCTAATACTAAACACGAGCCTCATAGGTTTGAGTTTGATGGCACAGTTAAGGAAAGTGTCCATGAAGCATAGGACACAAAAACGTTATTGGGATCAACACACAACCAAAGCCTAATTCAATAGTGATCTACTCAAAACAGCAACCAAGAGGAGTAAGATGAGACATAAGTAGAAGCCTAATATGACTAatccttttatttatatattcaacAAGAATTATTATTAGCGATCAAGAGACCTATAATCgggctcaattttttttttttttttgagagaaacattttttataatCGGGCTCAATTATAAAGTTGCAAATACAATTagagaaacattttttttttaatacaaggTTAGAAGTATGTGTGTAAGACAAAGAGAGACGAATAAATAAAAGAGCATAGGACATACATGTACAGAAAAGTCATCAAATCTACTTGCTTTCCTGAGATGCTCAATATTTCTGAAATCGCCATTTAAGCAATCTTCATGAATAACCATCAATTCTACAGCAATCTACATAATGTACAGGGGAAAAAAAGTAAGAACTAGTGAACAATGCGGGTTTTGTACGAGGGTCCAGGGTGGGGTAAAAAAACTTTGTCCCCACCTGCCCCATTACCATAcctaaatacatatattttcaaCAAGTCAATAGCCACATAATATACaaatcataaattatattttactaatTCTCAAATGCTTATTAGAAAATACATTGGgagcaagaattaaaaaaaataaaaattgtgatCACAATTTATACCACGCTTGATATCAAAGCAACCTCAACAATAGTGAATATATTAATGTTGCATCATATACATTTAATTGTGATTCTATGCAATATCAAATATTGCGAGTCGATATCGATTTAAATCTTTGATTATAAGAGTTAACGaacatataattaataaatcaataatGTGAGGCCACAAATAAGtgtttaaaatgaaaacaacataCATCTCCATCGCTTTCATCACAAATCTTTAGATCGAAAGCAGCAACCATGCCTTCATAGATTAGATTTTTCAAGTCATCAATATGAAGTGGCTCTGCGAAGGAACGATTGAATAGAATcagaataaaacaaaattcgAGTTATAAACGAGAATTAAGTGATTTTTACCATTGGATTGAGTGAACCAAGAACGGACGTCACCAATGAGTTTTTCAGCTTTGAGGTGAGAGTTTTCGCCACCTTGTTGGTAATCAACAGCGCTTCGAAGAGGCGGCCAACGATtcaaaatataaccaaccccttCATTGAATGCTTCCAATGATTCTCCTTGCAAAACTCTAGAACCCACCATCTCTAGAATGAACTTAGCAGACCAAAGGTCGATAGAGAAA from Medicago truncatula cultivar Jemalong A17 chromosome 8, MtrunA17r5.0-ANR, whole genome shotgun sequence includes the following:
- the LOC11406184 gene encoding uncharacterized protein; the encoded protein is MVGSRVLQGESLEAFNEGVGYILNRWPPLRSAVDYQQGGENSHLKAEKLIGDVRSWFTQSNEPLHIDDLKNLIYEGMVAAFDLKICDESDGDIAVELMVIHEDCLNGDFRNIEHLRKASRFDDFSVHIVDYGPEDIVDYESTDEDDSSAKMDEFSNSDSESNRDSGNNSG